The proteins below come from a single Mustela nigripes isolate SB6536 chromosome 14, MUSNIG.SB6536, whole genome shotgun sequence genomic window:
- the PTGER3 gene encoding prostaglandin E2 receptor EP3 subtype isoform X4: protein MKETRGDGSAPFCTRLNHSYPDMWSPELSAAARGNLTGSRDPREDCGSVSVAFPITMLITGFVGNALAMLLVSRSYRRRESKRKKSFLLCIGWLALTDLVGQLLTSPVVIVVYLSKQRWEHLDPSGRLCTFFGLTMTVFGLSSLFIASAMAVERALAIRAPHWYASHMKTRATRAVLLGVWLAVLAFALLPVLGVGQYTIQWPGTWCFISTGEGGNGTSASHNWGNLFFASTFAFLGLSALAVTFACNLATIKALVSRCRAKATASQSGAQWGRITTETAIQLMGIMCVLSVCWSPLLIMMLKMIFNQTSVEHCKTHTEKLKECNFFLIAVRLASLNQILDPWVYLLLRKILLRKFCQVANGHTHGMDLSGGVENIKTDTEGTLYICNLLNFSILLGPSTESKRGRHHVYLYHVNVSRKKQGVANILFCKIRC, encoded by the exons ATGAAGGAGACCCGGGGCGACGGGAGCGCCCCTTTCTGTACCCGCCTCAACCACTCTTACCCGGACATGTGGTCGCCCGAGCTCTCCGCCGCGGCGCGGGGCAACCTCACAGGTTCCCGGGACCCCCGCGAGGACTGCGGCTCGGTGTCGGTAGCCTTCCCGATCACCATGTTGATCACCGGCTTCGTGGGCAACGCGCTGGCCATGCTGCTCGTGTCGCGGAGCTACCGGCGGCGGGAGAGCAAGCGCAAGAAGTCGTTCCTGCTGTGCATCGGCTGGCTGGCGCTCACAGACCTGGTCGGGCAACTGCTCACCAGCCCGGTGGTCATCGTCGTGTACCTGTCCAAGCAGCGCTGGGAGCATCTCGACCCGTCGGGGAGGCTCTGCACCTTCTTCGGTCTGACCATGACCGTCTTTGGGCTCTCCTCGCTCTTCATCGCCAGCGCCATGGCCGTCGAGCGGGCGCTGGCCATCCGGGCGCCGCACTGGTACGCGAGCCACATGAAGACGCGCGCCACCCGCGCGGTGCTGCTCGGCGTGTGGCTGGCGGTGCTCGCCTTCGCCCTGCTGCCGGTGCTGGGCGTAGGCCAGTACACCATCCAGTGGCCCGGGACATGGTGCTTCATTAGCACCGGGGAAGGAGGCAACGGGACTAGCGCTTCGCACAACTGGGGCAACCTCTTCTTCGCCTCCACCTTTGCCTTCCTGGGGCTCTCGGCGCTGGCCGTCACCTTCGCCTGTAACCTGGCCACCATTAAGGCCCTGGTGTCCCGCTGCCGGGCCAAGGCCACGGCGTCGCAGTCCGGCGCCCAGTGGGGCCGGATCACCACCGAGACGGCCATCCAGCTCATGGGGATCATGTGCGTGCTGTCAGTCTGCTGGTCGCCGTTGCTG ATAATGATGTTGAAAATGATCTTCAATCAGACATCGGTTGAGCACTGCAAGACTCACACTGAAAAGCTGAAAGAATGCAACTTCTTCTTAATAGCTGTGCGCCTGGCTTCACTGAACCAGATCTTGGATCCCTGGGTTTATCTGCTGCTAAGAAAGATCCTTCTTCGAAAGTTTTGTCAGGTAGCCAATG GACACACACACGGTATGGACTTAAGTG GGGGTGTAGAGAACATAAAGACAGACACGGAGGGAACCTTATACATTTGCAATTTGTTAAATTTCTCCATCCTTTTAGGCCCTTCCACAGAATCAAAGAGAGGAAGGCACCACGTTTATCTTTATCACGTGAATGTCAGTAGGAAAAAGCAAGGAGTGGCCAATATTCTTTTCTGTAAGATCAGGTGTTAA
- the PTGER3 gene encoding prostaglandin E2 receptor EP3 subtype isoform X2 → MKETRGDGSAPFCTRLNHSYPDMWSPELSAAARGNLTGSRDPREDCGSVSVAFPITMLITGFVGNALAMLLVSRSYRRRESKRKKSFLLCIGWLALTDLVGQLLTSPVVIVVYLSKQRWEHLDPSGRLCTFFGLTMTVFGLSSLFIASAMAVERALAIRAPHWYASHMKTRATRAVLLGVWLAVLAFALLPVLGVGQYTIQWPGTWCFISTGEGGNGTSASHNWGNLFFASTFAFLGLSALAVTFACNLATIKALVSRCRAKATASQSGAQWGRITTETAIQLMGIMCVLSVCWSPLLIMMLKMIFNQTSVEHCKTHTEKLKECNFFLIAVRLASLNQILDPWVYLLLRKILLRKFCQEEFYGV, encoded by the exons ATGAAGGAGACCCGGGGCGACGGGAGCGCCCCTTTCTGTACCCGCCTCAACCACTCTTACCCGGACATGTGGTCGCCCGAGCTCTCCGCCGCGGCGCGGGGCAACCTCACAGGTTCCCGGGACCCCCGCGAGGACTGCGGCTCGGTGTCGGTAGCCTTCCCGATCACCATGTTGATCACCGGCTTCGTGGGCAACGCGCTGGCCATGCTGCTCGTGTCGCGGAGCTACCGGCGGCGGGAGAGCAAGCGCAAGAAGTCGTTCCTGCTGTGCATCGGCTGGCTGGCGCTCACAGACCTGGTCGGGCAACTGCTCACCAGCCCGGTGGTCATCGTCGTGTACCTGTCCAAGCAGCGCTGGGAGCATCTCGACCCGTCGGGGAGGCTCTGCACCTTCTTCGGTCTGACCATGACCGTCTTTGGGCTCTCCTCGCTCTTCATCGCCAGCGCCATGGCCGTCGAGCGGGCGCTGGCCATCCGGGCGCCGCACTGGTACGCGAGCCACATGAAGACGCGCGCCACCCGCGCGGTGCTGCTCGGCGTGTGGCTGGCGGTGCTCGCCTTCGCCCTGCTGCCGGTGCTGGGCGTAGGCCAGTACACCATCCAGTGGCCCGGGACATGGTGCTTCATTAGCACCGGGGAAGGAGGCAACGGGACTAGCGCTTCGCACAACTGGGGCAACCTCTTCTTCGCCTCCACCTTTGCCTTCCTGGGGCTCTCGGCGCTGGCCGTCACCTTCGCCTGTAACCTGGCCACCATTAAGGCCCTGGTGTCCCGCTGCCGGGCCAAGGCCACGGCGTCGCAGTCCGGCGCCCAGTGGGGCCGGATCACCACCGAGACGGCCATCCAGCTCATGGGGATCATGTGCGTGCTGTCAGTCTGCTGGTCGCCGTTGCTG ATAATGATGTTGAAAATGATCTTCAATCAGACATCGGTTGAGCACTGCAAGACTCACACTGAAAAGCTGAAAGAATGCAACTTCTTCTTAATAGCTGTGCGCCTGGCTTCACTGAACCAGATCTTGGATCCCTGGGTTTATCTGCTGCTAAGAAAGATCCTTCTTCGAAAGTTTTGTCAG
- the PTGER3 gene encoding prostaglandin E2 receptor EP3 subtype isoform X1: MKETRGDGSAPFCTRLNHSYPDMWSPELSAAARGNLTGSRDPREDCGSVSVAFPITMLITGFVGNALAMLLVSRSYRRRESKRKKSFLLCIGWLALTDLVGQLLTSPVVIVVYLSKQRWEHLDPSGRLCTFFGLTMTVFGLSSLFIASAMAVERALAIRAPHWYASHMKTRATRAVLLGVWLAVLAFALLPVLGVGQYTIQWPGTWCFISTGEGGNGTSASHNWGNLFFASTFAFLGLSALAVTFACNLATIKALVSRCRAKATASQSGAQWGRITTETAIQLMGIMCVLSVCWSPLLIMMLKMIFNQTSVEHCKTHTEKLKECNFFLIAVRLASLNQILDPWVYLLLRKILLRKFCQIRHHTNNYASSSTSLPHQCSSTLMWSDQLER; the protein is encoded by the exons ATGAAGGAGACCCGGGGCGACGGGAGCGCCCCTTTCTGTACCCGCCTCAACCACTCTTACCCGGACATGTGGTCGCCCGAGCTCTCCGCCGCGGCGCGGGGCAACCTCACAGGTTCCCGGGACCCCCGCGAGGACTGCGGCTCGGTGTCGGTAGCCTTCCCGATCACCATGTTGATCACCGGCTTCGTGGGCAACGCGCTGGCCATGCTGCTCGTGTCGCGGAGCTACCGGCGGCGGGAGAGCAAGCGCAAGAAGTCGTTCCTGCTGTGCATCGGCTGGCTGGCGCTCACAGACCTGGTCGGGCAACTGCTCACCAGCCCGGTGGTCATCGTCGTGTACCTGTCCAAGCAGCGCTGGGAGCATCTCGACCCGTCGGGGAGGCTCTGCACCTTCTTCGGTCTGACCATGACCGTCTTTGGGCTCTCCTCGCTCTTCATCGCCAGCGCCATGGCCGTCGAGCGGGCGCTGGCCATCCGGGCGCCGCACTGGTACGCGAGCCACATGAAGACGCGCGCCACCCGCGCGGTGCTGCTCGGCGTGTGGCTGGCGGTGCTCGCCTTCGCCCTGCTGCCGGTGCTGGGCGTAGGCCAGTACACCATCCAGTGGCCCGGGACATGGTGCTTCATTAGCACCGGGGAAGGAGGCAACGGGACTAGCGCTTCGCACAACTGGGGCAACCTCTTCTTCGCCTCCACCTTTGCCTTCCTGGGGCTCTCGGCGCTGGCCGTCACCTTCGCCTGTAACCTGGCCACCATTAAGGCCCTGGTGTCCCGCTGCCGGGCCAAGGCCACGGCGTCGCAGTCCGGCGCCCAGTGGGGCCGGATCACCACCGAGACGGCCATCCAGCTCATGGGGATCATGTGCGTGCTGTCAGTCTGCTGGTCGCCGTTGCTG ATAATGATGTTGAAAATGATCTTCAATCAGACATCGGTTGAGCACTGCAAGACTCACACTGAAAAGCTGAAAGAATGCAACTTCTTCTTAATAGCTGTGCGCCTGGCTTCACTGAACCAGATCTTGGATCCCTGGGTTTATCTGCTGCTAAGAAAGATCCTTCTTCGAAAGTTTTGTCAG
- the PTGER3 gene encoding prostaglandin E2 receptor EP3 subtype isoform X3, producing the protein MKETRGDGSAPFCTRLNHSYPDMWSPELSAAARGNLTGSRDPREDCGSVSVAFPITMLITGFVGNALAMLLVSRSYRRRESKRKKSFLLCIGWLALTDLVGQLLTSPVVIVVYLSKQRWEHLDPSGRLCTFFGLTMTVFGLSSLFIASAMAVERALAIRAPHWYASHMKTRATRAVLLGVWLAVLAFALLPVLGVGQYTIQWPGTWCFISTGEGGNGTSASHNWGNLFFASTFAFLGLSALAVTFACNLATIKALVSRCRAKATASQSGAQWGRITTETAIQLMGIMCVLSVCWSPLLEEFYGV; encoded by the coding sequence ATGAAGGAGACCCGGGGCGACGGGAGCGCCCCTTTCTGTACCCGCCTCAACCACTCTTACCCGGACATGTGGTCGCCCGAGCTCTCCGCCGCGGCGCGGGGCAACCTCACAGGTTCCCGGGACCCCCGCGAGGACTGCGGCTCGGTGTCGGTAGCCTTCCCGATCACCATGTTGATCACCGGCTTCGTGGGCAACGCGCTGGCCATGCTGCTCGTGTCGCGGAGCTACCGGCGGCGGGAGAGCAAGCGCAAGAAGTCGTTCCTGCTGTGCATCGGCTGGCTGGCGCTCACAGACCTGGTCGGGCAACTGCTCACCAGCCCGGTGGTCATCGTCGTGTACCTGTCCAAGCAGCGCTGGGAGCATCTCGACCCGTCGGGGAGGCTCTGCACCTTCTTCGGTCTGACCATGACCGTCTTTGGGCTCTCCTCGCTCTTCATCGCCAGCGCCATGGCCGTCGAGCGGGCGCTGGCCATCCGGGCGCCGCACTGGTACGCGAGCCACATGAAGACGCGCGCCACCCGCGCGGTGCTGCTCGGCGTGTGGCTGGCGGTGCTCGCCTTCGCCCTGCTGCCGGTGCTGGGCGTAGGCCAGTACACCATCCAGTGGCCCGGGACATGGTGCTTCATTAGCACCGGGGAAGGAGGCAACGGGACTAGCGCTTCGCACAACTGGGGCAACCTCTTCTTCGCCTCCACCTTTGCCTTCCTGGGGCTCTCGGCGCTGGCCGTCACCTTCGCCTGTAACCTGGCCACCATTAAGGCCCTGGTGTCCCGCTGCCGGGCCAAGGCCACGGCGTCGCAGTCCGGCGCCCAGTGGGGCCGGATCACCACCGAGACGGCCATCCAGCTCATGGGGATCATGTGCGTGCTGTCAGTCTGCTGGTCGCCGTTGCTG